One segment of Nostoc flagelliforme CCNUN1 DNA contains the following:
- a CDS encoding SDR family oxidoreductase encodes MLKILVTGATGNVGQEVLSLLQSHDCNVCAAVRNPNSAKHLLASNIQTVPFDFTNPDTFDHAFFEVNKLFLVRPPALANIRLQIVPALNAAKLAGVEHIVFLSILGAERNRFLPHSQIERYINQLGIKATFLRPSFFMQNLNTIHREDIKVRGELLLPAGNGKTSFIDVRDIAAVAVRTLIEDGHEGRAYSLTGAEALTYYEVADIFTSVLGKRVRYNPSVINFVRQMRSKKLPIDFILIMVAIYTSARLGFSGNITPDTEQLLNRSPLTIQQYIEDYRQFWL; translated from the coding sequence ATGCTGAAAATTTTAGTCACGGGTGCTACTGGCAATGTCGGTCAAGAAGTTCTGAGCTTACTGCAATCCCACGATTGTAATGTCTGTGCCGCAGTGAGAAATCCAAACAGCGCTAAACACCTCTTAGCCAGCAATATCCAAACCGTTCCCTTCGACTTTACCAATCCTGACACCTTTGATCATGCTTTTTTTGAAGTCAATAAACTTTTTTTAGTGCGTCCGCCTGCCCTTGCTAATATTCGTCTTCAAATTGTCCCAGCCCTAAATGCTGCAAAACTCGCAGGCGTTGAGCATATCGTGTTTCTTTCAATACTAGGAGCCGAACGCAACCGTTTTCTGCCACACTCCCAAATTGAACGCTATATCAACCAATTAGGTATTAAAGCTACCTTTTTACGCCCCAGCTTTTTTATGCAAAATCTTAATACCATACACAGAGAAGACATCAAAGTTCGTGGTGAATTGCTTCTTCCGGCTGGTAATGGTAAAACAAGTTTCATTGATGTGCGGGATATTGCTGCCGTTGCAGTTCGTACTTTAATTGAAGATGGGCATGAGGGGAGAGCATATTCCCTTACTGGTGCAGAAGCCTTAACCTATTACGAAGTTGCAGACATCTTCACATCAGTTTTAGGTAAACGGGTACGCTATAATCCCTCTGTGATAAACTTTGTTCGACAAATGCGCTCCAAAAAGTTGCCAATAGACTTTATTTTAATAATGGTAGCAATCTACACTAGCGCCCGTTTAGGATTTTCCGGCAACATCACACCTGATACAGAGCAATTACTCAATCGTTCACCTCTGACCATACAGCAGTATATCGAGGACTATCGACAGTTCTGGTTATAA
- the avd gene encoding diversity-generating retroelement protein Avd, with amino-acid sequence MKELSVIQKTYDCIKWYVPIIERLPKIHKFSLGDRIINQLYDLLEGLIKAKYAKNKLPQLESLNTELDILRYQTRMLLDFNKISVERYEYAIKLLDEIGIELGGWIKKQREREK; translated from the coding sequence ATGAAAGAATTATCGGTCATTCAAAAGACCTATGATTGTATTAAATGGTATGTGCCAATTATTGAGCGATTGCCGAAAATTCATAAGTTTTCTTTAGGAGATAGGATAATTAATCAACTGTACGATTTATTGGAGGGATTAATTAAAGCCAAGTATGCCAAAAACAAACTTCCTCAACTAGAATCTCTTAATACTGAGTTAGATATTTTACGATATCAAACACGAATGCTGCTTGACTTCAATAAAATATCAGTTGAGCGATACGAATATGCCATAAAATTATTAGATGAAATTGGTATTGAACTAGGTGGATGGATTAAAAAGCAAAGAGAGAGGGAAAAGTAA
- a CDS encoding RNA-directed DNA polymerase: MKRYGNLYPQIIDFENILLSSRQAQKGKRFRDNVLDFNYHLETELIRLQKHLTDKTYQPGAYRTFHLINPKSRLISAAPYRDRVVHHALCNIIVPIFERTFIADSYANRLGFGTHRALKKFTHFARNSRYVLQCDIRKYFPTIDHIILKELIRRKIKCPDTLWLIDTLIENSNEQEIVIDYFPGDDLLTPVTRRRGLPIGNLTSQFFANIYLNGFDHFVKEQLKISKYVRYVDDFALFSDERELLADARLAIEEYLAQLRLKIHPIKSQLFETKIGATFLGFRVFLDRIRVRNSNLHQARRRLKRLQTNYAQGRIDLEKVNQSIQSWFAHLEHGNTWQLRQQIFTSLEWSAFWHCI; the protein is encoded by the coding sequence ATGAAGCGTTACGGCAACCTTTACCCTCAAATTATTGATTTTGAAAATATACTTTTATCATCTCGTCAGGCACAAAAAGGCAAGAGATTTCGGGATAATGTTTTAGATTTTAATTATCATCTAGAAACTGAATTAATTAGATTACAGAAACACTTAACAGATAAAACTTATCAGCCAGGAGCTTACCGAACCTTTCACCTGATAAATCCCAAAAGTCGCCTCATTTCAGCCGCACCCTATCGTGATAGAGTTGTTCATCATGCCCTATGCAATATCATCGTGCCAATTTTCGAGAGAACTTTTATAGCTGACTCTTACGCTAACCGACTTGGTTTTGGGACGCATCGAGCATTAAAAAAATTTACTCACTTTGCTCGTAATAGCCGCTATGTACTTCAGTGTGATATCAGAAAATATTTTCCTACTATTGACCACATAATTTTAAAAGAATTAATACGCCGTAAAATCAAATGCCCCGATACATTGTGGTTAATTGATACTCTAATAGAGAACAGTAACGAACAAGAAATAGTAATTGATTATTTTCCTGGGGATGATTTACTTACTCCTGTGACTCGGAGGAGAGGTTTACCAATTGGGAATTTAACTAGCCAGTTTTTTGCCAATATTTATTTAAATGGTTTTGACCATTTTGTAAAAGAACAGCTAAAGATATCCAAATACGTCCGTTATGTTGATGATTTTGCTTTATTTAGTGATGAGCGAGAATTGTTAGCAGATGCCAGACTAGCTATAGAAGAGTATTTAGCTCAATTAAGGCTCAAAATTCACCCGATTAAAAGCCAGTTATTTGAAACGAAAATCGGTGCAACTTTTCTAGGGTTTAGAGTATTTTTAGACAGAATTCGGGTGCGAAATAGCAATTTACATCAGGCAAGACGAAGACTCAAGCGATTGCAAACAAACTATGCTCAAGGTAGAATTGACCTGGAAAAGGTGAATCAATCTATACAAAGTTGGTTCGCTCATTTAGAGCATGGAAATACTTGGCAACTGCGCCAACAGATATTTACTTCACTCGAATGGTCAGCGTTCTGGCATTGCATATAA
- a CDS encoding class I SAM-dependent methyltransferase, with amino-acid sequence MSLIPNYINQVFFKSLFSLLIGKDQLRFYETIDWSQSSAGFHQTDFNYPLYYSSQNFHGILGGYLNPVAAITYDFVTALASPPHEAWTRQQLISNILGQPQTVLDLGCGTGSTTLLLKQAFRGAVVTGLDLSPYMLVLANYKAQQQQLNIRWLHGLSEDTGFETATIDLVTASFLLHETPPEIAQLILQECFRLVKPGGQLILLDGNQKRLSHLQWLIKIFQEPYSKLYAAGNLDVWMKTAGFEQVQTKPVGWLNQITQGIKPNNFASCRETT; translated from the coding sequence ATGTCATTAATTCCAAATTATATTAATCAGGTTTTCTTCAAATCACTGTTCAGCTTATTAATTGGCAAGGATCAACTCAGATTTTATGAGACTATTGATTGGTCACAGTCAAGTGCTGGCTTCCATCAAACAGATTTCAACTACCCACTTTATTACAGCAGCCAAAACTTTCATGGTATTTTAGGCGGTTACTTAAATCCTGTGGCTGCTATCACTTACGATTTTGTAACAGCTTTGGCTTCTCCACCTCATGAAGCCTGGACTCGTCAACAGCTAATTTCCAATATTTTGGGTCAGCCACAAACTGTTCTTGATTTAGGCTGTGGTACTGGTTCTACAACGTTACTATTAAAACAAGCTTTTCGTGGCGCGGTTGTCACTGGCTTAGATTTGTCCCCTTATATGCTAGTTTTAGCTAACTATAAAGCACAGCAGCAACAGTTGAATATTCGCTGGCTACATGGTTTATCTGAGGACACTGGTTTTGAGACAGCTACAATTGATTTAGTAACTGCCTCCTTTTTATTACACGAAACGCCACCTGAAATTGCTCAATTAATTTTACAAGAATGCTTCCGTTTAGTTAAACCAGGAGGACAATTAATTCTTCTGGATGGGAATCAAAAAAGGCTCTCTCATCTCCAATGGCTGATCAAAATTTTTCAAGAACCTTATTCAAAATTGTATGCTGCTGGTAATTTAGATGTATGGATGAAAACTGCTGGATTTGAGCAGGTGCAAACAAAGCCTGTGGGCTGGCTCAACCAAATAACACAAGGTATTAAGCCAAATAATTTCGCTTCTTGCCGTGAAACCACGTAA
- a CDS encoding DUF3991 domain-containing protein yields the protein MEATASSLARANELLQQRLAQLEKEKKELAKQTQQLRDLALEDVAWELGLDFEPGQSNSWVGHGHIIDINGNKFQSMSPAVEKGSGAIDLVIQVNNYNLRQGLAWLNDRFGESGAERAAIAAVKKQTADILQTEPAPKFVPPVEDKSKWLGVHDYLTHLWGLPSNFVHGFYQSGLIYADLEQNAVFVMRDLNHQVKGAYLEGSEFKGLAVGSDRTKSWFHFQLGERGTTKVEKVVLCSSTIDAFSYAMVEYSKTGSIQV from the coding sequence ATGGAAGCAACAGCTAGTTCCCTGGCTCGAGCTAATGAACTGCTTCAACAACGCCTTGCTCAATTAGAGAAAGAGAAAAAGGAATTAGCTAAACAGACTCAACAATTGCGTGACTTAGCCTTGGAAGATGTGGCTTGGGAGTTAGGTTTAGACTTTGAACCCGGTCAATCTAACTCTTGGGTGGGTCACGGCCACATCATTGATATAAATGGGAATAAATTTCAGTCCATGTCACCAGCAGTAGAAAAAGGCTCTGGGGCAATTGACTTAGTGATTCAAGTCAACAATTACAATCTGCGACAGGGTTTGGCGTGGCTCAATGACAGATTTGGGGAATCGGGGGCAGAACGAGCAGCGATCGCCGCAGTCAAGAAACAAACAGCAGATATTCTTCAAACCGAGCCAGCCCCCAAGTTTGTCCCACCAGTTGAGGATAAAAGCAAGTGGCTTGGAGTACATGATTACTTGACTCACTTGTGGGGATTGCCATCAAACTTTGTACATGGATTTTACCAATCGGGGTTAATTTACGCTGACTTGGAGCAAAATGCAGTGTTTGTAATGCGAGATTTAAACCATCAAGTTAAAGGGGCTTACCTTGAAGGGAGTGAATTTAAGGGTTTGGCCGTTGGAAGCGATCGCACAAAAAGTTGGTTCCATTTCCAGTTGGGGGAGCGAGGAACGACCAAAGTAGAAAAAGTGGTACTTTGTTCCTCAACGATTGATGCTTTCTCATACGCAATGGTGGAATATTCCAAAACTGGGTCAATACAGGTGTAA
- a CDS encoding formylglycine-generating enzyme family protein — protein sequence MPKIVINRTQKTAQYYVEDLGNGITLDMVLIKSGSFLMGSPEDELERSGSESPQHLVNINQFCMGKYPVTQAQWKAVAALPQVNIELEADPSRFKGEQRPIEQVSWYDAVEFCDRLSSHTQRLYRLPSEAEWEYACRAGTTTPFHFGETITTDVANYDGTDDEEHKWSGSYGRGPKGIYRKETTFVGSFEVANTFGLYDMHGNVWEWCLDDWHHNYEGAPTDGSAWFDDDNNLSQKQGNAVLRGGSWILNPRSCRSASRYYDTWAERGFIDCVIGFRVVCAAGRILQ from the coding sequence ATGCCAAAAATAGTTATAAACCGAACACAGAAGACAGCCCAATACTACGTAGAAGACTTGGGTAATGGAATTACGTTAGATATGGTGCTGATCAAGAGTGGCAGTTTTCTGATGGGTTCACCAGAAGATGAATTAGAGCGTAGTGGTTCAGAAAGCCCTCAGCATTTAGTGAACATTAACCAATTTTGCATGGGTAAGTATCCAGTCACTCAAGCACAGTGGAAAGCCGTAGCAGCATTACCACAGGTAAACATTGAGCTAGAAGCTGACCCATCTAGATTCAAAGGGGAGCAACGACCTATAGAGCAAGTCTCTTGGTATGATGCGGTTGAATTCTGCGATCGCTTATCCTCCCACACACAAAGACTGTACCGCCTTCCTAGTGAAGCAGAATGGGAATATGCCTGTCGCGCTGGAACTACCACCCCATTTCATTTTGGGGAAACAATTACAACTGATGTCGCCAATTATGACGGTACAGATGACGAAGAACATAAATGGTCAGGTTCTTATGGACGAGGGCCAAAAGGAATTTATCGAAAAGAAACTACATTTGTAGGGAGTTTTGAGGTAGCTAACACCTTTGGGTTGTACGATATGCACGGAAACGTATGGGAATGGTGTCTTGATGATTGGCACCATAACTATGAAGGTGCGCCCACAGATGGCAGTGCTTGGTTTGATGATGATAATAACCTTTCTCAAAAACAAGGAAATGCCGTACTGCGGGGCGGTTCCTGGATCCTCAATCCTAGAAGCTGCCGTTCCGCGTCCCGCTACTACGACACGTGGGCGGAGCGCGGCTTCATCGACTGCGTTATTGGTTTTCGTGTTGTCTGCGCTGCCGGGAGGATTCTTCAGTAG
- a CDS encoding SDR family NAD(P)-dependent oxidoreductase: MESTQDKWALVTGGNRGIGFAIAQGLLAKGYSIIITSRSLDNAKLATQKLQPKVIPLELDVTDDRSIHEAVKTLHQKIDRLDVLINNAGVYPDKDVNILTIDRKLLDSTMNANTFGAIRMVQAFLPLLEKSPDARVVNVSSGYGALGGLSYDVPSYCLSKLALNGATIMLAQALQSLGIVVNSICPGWVRTDMGGSSAPREPELGADTAIWLATDAPRNINGKFLRDRKVISF; encoded by the coding sequence ATGGAATCTACGCAAGACAAATGGGCATTAGTCACAGGTGGAAACCGAGGGATTGGGTTTGCGATCGCTCAAGGTCTACTAGCAAAAGGCTATTCGATAATTATCACTTCGCGATCGCTTGATAACGCAAAACTTGCGACCCAAAAGCTTCAACCAAAGGTAATTCCTCTCGAATTGGATGTCACTGACGATCGCTCTATCCATGAAGCAGTAAAAACCCTGCACCAAAAGATTGATCGGTTAGACGTTTTGATAAATAATGCTGGCGTGTATCCAGACAAGGATGTAAATATTCTTACCATTGACCGGAAATTACTTGATTCCACGATGAATGCCAACACCTTTGGCGCAATTCGGATGGTGCAGGCATTTTTGCCCCTGTTAGAAAAATCCCCTGATGCTAGAGTTGTTAACGTTTCAAGCGGATATGGAGCATTAGGAGGCTTGTCTTACGATGTCCCAAGTTACTGCCTATCGAAGCTGGCATTAAATGGCGCAACAATTATGCTTGCACAAGCTTTGCAATCCCTTGGGATCGTCGTCAATTCCATTTGCCCGGGGTGGGTTAGAACAGATATGGGTGGGTCATCAGCACCGCGAGAGCCAGAACTTGGAGCCGACACTGCAATTTGGTTGGCTACTGATGCTCCACGCAATATAAACGGTAAATTTTTGCGCGATCGTAAAGTAATTTCTTTTTAA
- a CDS encoding AAA family ATPase → MDLFDQHLAKITEEEAPLAARMRPRTLDEFIGQDHIIGQGRLLRRAISSDQLSSLIFSGPPGTGKTTLARVIANTTRAHFIAINAVLSGVKEIRAAIEKAQEERKFHNQRTILFVDEVHRFNKSQQDALLPWVENGTIILIGATTENPFFEVNKALVSRSRIFQLQQLTDKDLYKIVEQTLADSERGYGNLTVQIDADALAHLVNVANGDARSLLNALQLAVETTPPDTTGVIHIPLAVAEESIQQRAVLYDKEGDAHFDTISAFIKSLRGSDPDAALYWLAKMVYAGEDPRFIFRRMLILASEDIGLADPQALVVTNACAEAFDRVGMPEGRYHLAQAVLYLATAPKSNSIMGFFDALAAVESENVAEVPTHLKDANRDKKGFGHGAGYLYPHAYRDHWVEQQYLPKSLQGQLFYQPSAQGYENQIATQVARRREAQLAAIVEGIGVEPVEVMTYGTVDRADERWLQRTLSQVSTQLASVRERIFTFAQLQRHHLVLDLNATTGLLTWEAIRQVPEGGVYACVRNSSDANALNELAAALPETMRPIVFTASVAQIPAMLTSLAPNVQFDSIIGRNVLASQSDKGLAAQILTQFLPRSVKLILAETVPRHTQRFYRLLPSQNLDVQLYERLVLAEEAIYTDASDPMFNWDAEDLRHAFASNGHYVQVVIEQYLTPMHISEHFIKRLFAANPNRPSYAERLAANLTSEEIGIIKSLFTRYLLNQSVNWSSTVAFLKISA, encoded by the coding sequence ATGGACTTATTTGACCAGCATCTTGCAAAAATAACTGAAGAAGAAGCACCCCTAGCGGCTCGGATGCGTCCACGAACACTTGATGAATTTATTGGTCAAGACCATATTATCGGACAAGGAAGGCTACTGCGGCGTGCTATTAGTTCGGATCAACTATCTTCCTTGATTTTTTCTGGCCCACCAGGGACTGGCAAGACTACTCTAGCCCGTGTTATTGCCAACACCACCCGCGCTCACTTCATCGCTATCAATGCTGTACTCTCAGGAGTCAAAGAAATTCGAGCAGCAATTGAAAAAGCCCAAGAAGAGCGCAAGTTTCATAATCAACGAACTATTCTTTTTGTCGATGAAGTCCATCGTTTTAACAAGTCTCAGCAAGATGCTCTATTGCCTTGGGTAGAGAATGGTACAATCATTCTTATTGGTGCTACCACCGAAAATCCTTTTTTTGAAGTCAATAAAGCACTTGTCAGCCGTTCGCGGATTTTTCAACTTCAACAGTTAACTGATAAAGATTTATACAAAATTGTTGAGCAAACACTAGCTGATTCGGAACGCGGTTATGGCAACTTAACAGTACAAATTGACGCAGATGCTTTAGCTCATCTAGTTAATGTTGCCAATGGTGACGCTCGTTCATTATTGAATGCTTTGCAACTGGCTGTAGAGACTACACCTCCCGATACTACAGGTGTTATTCATATTCCTCTAGCAGTGGCAGAAGAATCTATTCAGCAGCGTGCTGTTTTATACGACAAAGAAGGGGATGCCCATTTTGATACCATTAGTGCTTTTATCAAAAGCTTACGAGGTTCTGACCCAGATGCAGCACTCTATTGGCTAGCCAAAATGGTTTATGCAGGTGAAGACCCACGTTTCATTTTCCGTCGGATGTTAATTCTTGCAAGCGAGGATATCGGATTGGCTGACCCACAAGCACTTGTCGTTACAAATGCTTGTGCCGAAGCCTTTGATCGCGTGGGAATGCCGGAAGGGCGTTATCATTTGGCGCAGGCAGTACTGTATTTAGCGACTGCACCGAAATCCAATAGCATTATGGGCTTTTTTGATGCTTTAGCCGCAGTAGAAAGTGAAAATGTTGCAGAAGTTCCAACTCACCTTAAAGATGCCAATCGGGATAAAAAAGGTTTTGGGCATGGGGCTGGTTATCTCTATCCTCACGCTTATCGAGATCATTGGGTAGAACAGCAGTATTTACCCAAGAGCTTGCAAGGTCAATTGTTTTACCAACCATCAGCCCAAGGTTATGAAAACCAAATTGCAACACAAGTGGCACGTCGTCGGGAAGCTCAACTTGCTGCAATAGTAGAGGGGATTGGTGTGGAACCAGTGGAAGTCATGACTTATGGAACTGTTGACCGAGCAGATGAGCGCTGGTTGCAACGCACACTTTCTCAAGTAAGTACACAATTAGCATCTGTGCGCGAGCGCATTTTCACTTTCGCTCAATTACAACGTCATCACTTAGTATTGGATTTAAATGCCACCACTGGTTTACTTACTTGGGAAGCAATCCGGCAAGTTCCTGAAGGTGGGGTTTATGCCTGTGTTCGCAATAGTTCTGATGCCAATGCTTTAAATGAACTTGCTGCGGCACTTCCTGAAACAATGCGACCAATAGTTTTTACTGCATCTGTTGCACAGATACCTGCGATGCTGACATCTCTTGCACCAAATGTACAGTTTGACTCTATTATTGGGCGCAATGTACTAGCCTCCCAATCGGATAAGGGGCTTGCTGCTCAAATTTTAACTCAATTTCTCCCGCGCTCAGTCAAGCTTATTTTAGCTGAGACAGTACCTCGTCATACCCAAAGGTTTTACCGATTACTGCCCAGCCAAAATCTTGATGTCCAATTGTATGAGCGATTAGTTTTAGCGGAAGAAGCTATTTATACAGATGCCTCTGACCCTATGTTTAACTGGGACGCTGAAGATTTGCGTCACGCTTTTGCTTCAAATGGACACTACGTACAAGTGGTTATCGAACAGTATTTGACACCAATGCACATCTCTGAGCATTTTATCAAGCGTTTATTTGCTGCTAATCCCAATCGACCAAGTTATGCCGAGCGTCTGGCTGCAAATTTGACCAGTGAGGAAATAGGTATTATTAAAAGTTTATTTACTCGTTACTTACTCAACCAATCCGTTAATTGGTCAAGTACTGTGGCATTTTTAAAGATTAGCGCATGA
- a CDS encoding GIY-YIG nuclease family protein translates to MRLQAPTDGPGIYFAISSNDEILYIGRSSNLRNRWKSHHRAVQLKSQSEDIRLAWLQVDDELLLPEIEAALIEHFAPAFNNTHLPGGIIRLTVDLPKSMHRKLSVLAAQTGRKKAEIVRLLLDEVLQDVEE, encoded by the coding sequence GTGAGACTTCAAGCTCCCACCGATGGACCAGGAATATATTTTGCTATCTCTAGTAATGATGAGATTTTATACATTGGTAGAAGTAGTAATTTGCGTAACCGATGGAAAAGCCATCACCGAGCAGTGCAGCTTAAATCTCAAAGTGAAGACATCCGGCTAGCTTGGCTGCAAGTTGATGATGAATTGCTGTTACCAGAGATTGAGGCTGCATTAATTGAGCATTTTGCCCCTGCTTTCAACAACACTCATTTACCAGGCGGGATTATTCGACTCACAGTAGACTTGCCAAAATCAATGCACCGCAAGCTGTCTGTGTTAGCTGCTCAGACAGGCAGGAAAAAAGCCGAGATTGTGCGGCTTTTGCTGGATGAAGTGCTTCAGGATGTAGAAGAGTAA
- a CDS encoding MATE family efflux transporter has product MSIFAQRSVFIRSFLKLASVNVLSNLMVPLAGLIDVMFLGHLTEIRHLAGVAIATILFNYIYWTFGFLRMGTTGMVAQAIGRKDNQSAVLISLQHGIFQGSGNITSLKQLLQTSVVSSLVIGLMFATAFIFAPESLLRLLTNHTNIINNLRSYIPWLLPVLGFGSVAYALDGYFLGLTQGHTLRQAMLKGRPRKAG; this is encoded by the coding sequence TTGTCTATCTTTGCTCAACGTTCAGTATTCATCCGCAGTTTTCTAAAACTGGCATCTGTAAATGTTCTTTCAAATCTAATGGTTCCGTTGGCAGGACTAATAGATGTAATGTTTTTAGGGCATTTAACGGAGATTCGTCATTTAGCAGGTGTAGCAATAGCAACAATTTTATTCAATTATATTTATTGGACATTCGGTTTCTTACGCATGGGTACAACTGGAATGGTTGCACAGGCTATAGGGCGTAAAGATAACCAATCGGCAGTACTGATTAGTTTACAGCATGGAATTTTTCAAGGTAGTGGAAATATTACTTCTTTAAAACAACTGTTGCAAACATCTGTAGTCAGTAGCTTGGTTATAGGATTAATGTTTGCTACTGCATTTATTTTTGCCCCAGAATCACTGTTAAGATTGCTGACCAATCATACTAATATTATCAATAATTTACGTTCTTATATTCCTTGGTTGTTACCAGTTTTGGGTTTTGGCTCAGTCGCTTATGCGCTAGACGGTTACTTTCTAGGGTTGACTCAAGGTCATACACTTCGCCAAGCTATGCTGAAAGGTAGACCGCGTAAAGCTGGCTAA
- a CDS encoding IS5 family transposase produces the protein MKIEKAKHLIARKFKRMAGVSRQTFELMVDLVKADAQKKKKSGRRPKLIIEDQVLMVLQYWREYRTYYHIGLDFGLSESAVCRLVFKIENILIKSRKFRLPGKKELWKMSSQEDLVVMDVTESPIEKPQKGQKRYFSGKQGEHTLKTQVVIRQKSSQIICLGHGQGRIHDFKLFKSSGIKFGELLKVIADKGYQGIAKIHQLSETPIKKPKGKRLTKEQKKYNRELNRLRIVVEHVNRRLKIFKILSDRYRNPHRRFGLRSNLIAGIYNHELAL, from the coding sequence GTGAAAATAGAGAAAGCTAAACACCTGATTGCGAGAAAATTTAAGCGCATGGCTGGAGTAAGTCGTCAAACTTTTGAGTTAATGGTTGATTTAGTTAAAGCTGATGCTCAAAAGAAAAAGAAATCAGGTCGTCGTCCTAAATTAATTATTGAAGACCAAGTTTTAATGGTTCTTCAATACTGGAGAGAGTACCGTACTTATTATCATATTGGGTTGGATTTCGGGCTTTCTGAATCTGCGGTTTGTCGATTAGTTTTTAAAATTGAAAATATTTTGATTAAGTCAAGAAAGTTTCGTTTACCAGGGAAAAAAGAATTATGGAAAATGTCATCCCAAGAAGATTTAGTTGTGATGGATGTCACAGAGAGTCCAATTGAAAAGCCTCAGAAAGGCCAAAAAAGATATTTTAGTGGCAAACAAGGAGAACATACTTTAAAAACGCAGGTAGTAATTCGCCAAAAAAGCAGTCAAATCATCTGTTTAGGGCATGGTCAGGGAAGAATTCATGATTTTAAGCTATTTAAAAGCAGTGGGATAAAATTTGGAGAATTACTGAAAGTAATAGCGGATAAAGGCTATCAAGGAATTGCTAAAATTCATCAATTAAGTGAAACACCAATTAAGAAACCAAAAGGAAAAAGGTTGACGAAAGAACAGAAAAAATACAATCGGGAACTCAATCGATTAAGAATTGTTGTTGAACACGTAAATCGTCGTCTAAAGATATTTAAAATTTTGTCTGATAGATATCGGAATCCTCATCGACGTTTTGGATTAAGGTCGAATTTAATTGCGGGAATTTATAACCACGAATTAGCTTTATAA
- a CDS encoding acetate and sugar kinases/Hsc70/actin family protein: MPPEIADVSKTSVARFVPNSYNTSIWVGMGDEYYVLGALAKSVFAGTSALRDLKSHYALPKLAALLWLACRQFRFDTNNIDAFVQVLMPPGEISNADNLGKKLGQSLNRGIVTPTNKLKGKLRNFHVAPEGSGIMIYRSRTLGGSYTQKNIGLLMLGYRNASFVLSQKGNPALAETTDLGMNWLVQQFVQRTAVGLSKEDEHLVTAIIAAGKGNFAPLRSLSRQATLEGVSADLKLFQNILPEVRSDYCRALVRSLRNIPSLDEILICGGTADFVKKELTDHFQNEGIPIVWNGGVQFPAPLDTKGLGERVADVWTAHITYILMLDKNFAYDRKQDLVPDPNKPRPSIPTSGLAQLREYAKNRYGDKPLNS, encoded by the coding sequence ATGCCACCTGAAATCGCTGATGTCTCTAAAACCTCTGTGGCGCGTTTCGTCCCAAACTCATATAACACCAGTATTTGGGTCGGAATGGGCGATGAGTATTATGTTTTGGGCGCATTGGCAAAAAGTGTTTTTGCTGGGACTTCTGCACTGCGAGATTTAAAATCTCATTATGCTTTACCAAAACTGGCTGCTTTGTTGTGGTTAGCTTGCCGTCAGTTTCGGTTTGATACCAATAATATTGATGCCTTTGTCCAAGTATTGATGCCACCAGGAGAAATTAGTAATGCTGATAATCTCGGTAAAAAGTTAGGGCAATCACTCAACCGGGGAATTGTAACTCCCACCAACAAATTAAAAGGTAAGCTGCGTAATTTTCATGTTGCCCCGGAAGGCAGTGGGATTATGATATACCGCAGTCGCACTCTGGGTGGATCATATACACAAAAGAATATCGGTTTGCTGATGCTTGGCTACCGGAACGCTAGTTTCGTTCTCAGCCAAAAAGGTAATCCGGCTTTGGCTGAAACTACTGATTTAGGTATGAATTGGTTAGTACAGCAGTTTGTCCAACGCACTGCTGTTGGCTTGTCCAAAGAAGATGAACATTTAGTGACTGCAATTATTGCTGCTGGTAAGGGCAACTTTGCTCCTCTGCGTTCTTTGTCCCGCCAAGCCACACTCGAAGGTGTATCTGCCGACTTAAAATTATTTCAAAACATTCTCCCTGAAGTTCGCTCTGATTACTGTCGCGCTCTTGTACGCTCTCTACGAAACATCCCTTCACTTGATGAAATTCTCATTTGTGGTGGGACTGCTGATTTTGTCAAGAAGGAGTTAACTGACCACTTTCAAAATGAAGGTATACCTATTGTTTGGAATGGCGGCGTACAATTTCCCGCTCCTCTTGATACTAAGGGTCTTGGTGAGCGCGTCGCTGATGTCTGGACGGCACACATTACTTATATATTAATGTTAGACAAGAACTTTGCTTACGACCGCAAACAAGATTTAGTCCCTGACCCCAATAAACCACGACCATCTATCCCTACCTCTGGTCTTGCCCAACTACGTGAATACGCCAAAAATCGTTACGGCGACAAACCTTTGAACAGTTGA